A window of the Gossypium arboreum isolate Shixiya-1 chromosome 2, ASM2569848v2, whole genome shotgun sequence genome harbors these coding sequences:
- the LOC108465118 gene encoding uncharacterized protein LOC108465118, with translation MSPWVKSGETSDFGLKNEGVLCSRGRVYVLKDTDLRQFILQEAHSSPYVMHLDENKMYHDLRELYWWPGLKRKVTNFVGKFLTCQQVKAEHQLPSGLHQPKLAKLYMSENIRLHGVPVSIISNRNPRFTFWFWKKLYEALGTSWTSGSWEHYFLLAEFAYNNSYQSSVWHLTRNCMVVDVVLLRAGLS, from the exons atgagtcccTGGGTAAAGAGTGGGGAAActtcagattttggactgaaGAACGAAGGGGTGCTTTGTTCTCGTGGTAGAGTCTACGTACTGAAAGATACTGACCTGAGGCAGTTTATACTGcaagaggcacatagtagcccgTATGTGATGCATCTGGACGAAAATAAGATGTATCatgaccttcgtgagttatattggtggcctggtctTAAGCGTAAAGTTACCAATTTTGTGGGTAAATTTCTtacttgtcagcaggttaaggctgaacaccaGTTACCTTCGGGATTGcatcagcca AAGCTGGCTAAGCTGTATATGTCTGAAAATATAAGACTACATGGGGTACCGGTTTCCATCATATCCAATAGAAATCCTCGCTTTACGTtttggttctggaagaagttatatGAGGCTCTGGGTACaagttggacttca GGTAGTTGGGAGCATTACTTCCTGTTGGCAGAGTTTGCgtacaacaatagctaccagtctagcgtatggcaccttacgaggaatTGTATGGTCGTAGATGTTGTACTCCTTCGTGCTGGATTGAGTTAG